The Magnetospirillum sp. WYHS-4 genome has a window encoding:
- a CDS encoding NADH-quinone oxidoreductase subunit N produces MAMAEFPDLMPVLPELFLALAAMGLLMLGAFTKGTTPEDGAKAAGSIAHLSVTVLMLTLLLLATVPGGRVLAFGGLFVSDGFALFFKALVLLASAMALFMARDFMERQHMSRFEFGVLILFATLGMLLMISANNLVSL; encoded by the coding sequence ATGGCGATGGCCGAATTTCCCGACCTGATGCCGGTGTTGCCCGAGTTGTTCCTGGCGCTCGCCGCCATGGGCTTGCTGATGCTGGGCGCGTTCACCAAGGGCACCACCCCCGAGGACGGGGCCAAGGCGGCGGGCAGCATCGCCCACCTCAGCGTCACGGTGCTGATGCTTACCCTGTTGCTGTTGGCCACCGTGCCGGGCGGCCGCGTTCTGGCCTTCGGCGGCCTGTTCGTCTCCGACGGCTTCGCCCTGTTCTTCAAGGCCTTGGTACTGCTGGCCTCGGCCATGGCCCTATTCATGGCCCGCGACTTCATGGAACGGCAGCACATGTCGCGCTTCGAGTTCGGGGTGCTGATCCTGTTCGCGACGCTCGGCATGCTGCTGATGATTTCGGCCAACAACTTGGTGTCGCT